From one Leifsonia soli genomic stretch:
- the moaCB gene encoding bifunctional molybdenum cofactor biosynthesis protein MoaC/MoaB — translation MTQLTHLDSDGRARMVDVGGKPETDREAVARGRFLTTPEVIRLVAADDLPKADVLATARIAGIGGAKRTSELIPLCHPLPLNSVRVDFELDPEAGAIDIEVVARTRGRTGVEMEALTAVAVAGLTLHDMVKAVDPAATLTDIRLVAKSGGKRGEWRRDGEAADAPGAPASTAPAATAPAAAPPAATAPAIVLVASTRAAAGVSEDTTGPAISAWLAERRLPADVRVVADADVDAALRQAVAERPRVVITTGGTGVSPTDRTPEATAALLDRQLPGVAEALRARGAAATPLAALSRGVVGVAGSTLVVNLPGSRGGVSDGLAVLDDLLPHLLDQLRGGDHG, via the coding sequence ATGACGCAGCTCACCCACCTCGATTCCGACGGCCGCGCCCGCATGGTCGATGTCGGCGGCAAGCCGGAGACGGACCGTGAGGCGGTGGCCCGCGGCCGGTTCCTGACGACGCCGGAGGTCATCCGTCTGGTGGCCGCCGACGACCTCCCCAAGGCGGATGTGCTGGCCACCGCGCGCATCGCGGGCATCGGCGGCGCGAAGCGCACGAGCGAGCTCATCCCGCTCTGCCACCCCCTGCCGCTGAACAGCGTCCGGGTCGACTTCGAGCTCGACCCCGAGGCAGGAGCGATCGACATCGAGGTCGTCGCCCGGACGCGCGGGCGGACGGGCGTCGAGATGGAGGCGCTCACGGCCGTCGCGGTCGCCGGACTCACCCTGCACGACATGGTGAAGGCGGTGGATCCGGCCGCCACCCTCACCGACATCCGGCTGGTCGCCAAGAGCGGCGGAAAGCGCGGCGAGTGGAGGCGCGACGGCGAGGCGGCGGACGCACCCGGCGCTCCCGCATCCACCGCACCGGCCGCCACCGCACCGGCCGCCGCTCCACCCGCCGCCACCGCACCGGCCATCGTGCTCGTCGCCTCCACCCGGGCCGCAGCCGGAGTCTCCGAGGACACCACCGGGCCGGCGATCTCCGCCTGGCTGGCCGAGCGCCGGCTGCCCGCCGACGTGCGCGTCGTCGCGGACGCCGACGTGGATGCGGCCCTGCGCCAAGCGGTCGCAGAGCGCCCGCGCGTGGTCATCACGACGGGCGGAACCGGGGTCTCCCCCACCGACCGGACGCCGGAGGCGACCGCGGCCCTGCTCGACCGGCAGCTGCCCGGCGTCGCCGAGGCGCTCCGCGCGCGCGGAGCGGCCGCCACCCCGCTCGCCGCGCTCAGCCGCGGGGTCGTCGGCGTCGCGGGGTCCACGCTCGTCGTCAACCTGCCCGGCTCGCGCGGCGGAGTCTCCGACGGGCTCGCGGTGCTGGACGACCTGCTTCC
- the glp gene encoding gephyrin-like molybdotransferase Glp, with amino-acid sequence MTRDPSANPRSVDDHAGLIARMLAPLSEEPAAETVPLEAALSRVTADEVRSEVDLPLFRNSQMDGYAVRAADIRSVPVALEVSGDIPAGHTSPMTLIAGTALRIMTGAPVPSGADTIVPVEDTELVLGRDDDLAGAIVEIRRSRAVGEYVRERGSDVRRGDVLVPAGTRLGPRHLAALAAAGIANVRVRARLRVAVLTTGTELVGSGTPEFGQVFDANGIALAALVEEAGAVVSVRASSDDDPAAFERILEDAIHRSDLVITSGGISRGAYEVVREVLLPHGADVTTVAMQPGGPQATAVVGGVPVFAFPGNPVSTQVSFVVFLRDPLRAAAGLPAVPPVEATLADGLRSVPGKRQFLRGSLDPSGAVSPVSGPSSHLVAGMARADVLIDVPAEADALDAGAAVTVWTL; translated from the coding sequence ATGACACGCGACCCCTCCGCGAACCCGCGCAGCGTCGACGACCACGCCGGCCTCATCGCGCGGATGCTCGCGCCGCTCTCCGAGGAGCCGGCCGCCGAGACCGTCCCGCTCGAGGCCGCCCTCAGCCGCGTGACGGCAGACGAGGTGCGATCGGAGGTCGACCTCCCGCTGTTCCGCAACTCCCAGATGGACGGGTACGCGGTGCGCGCGGCCGACATCCGGTCGGTCCCCGTCGCGCTCGAGGTGTCCGGCGACATCCCGGCCGGGCACACCAGCCCCATGACGTTGATCGCCGGCACCGCGCTGCGCATCATGACGGGAGCGCCCGTCCCGTCCGGAGCCGACACCATCGTGCCGGTGGAGGACACGGAGCTGGTGCTCGGCCGCGACGACGATCTGGCCGGGGCGATCGTCGAGATCCGCCGGTCGCGCGCCGTCGGCGAGTACGTCCGCGAACGCGGCAGCGATGTGCGCCGCGGGGATGTGCTCGTCCCGGCCGGCACGCGGCTCGGCCCGCGGCACCTCGCGGCGCTCGCCGCAGCGGGAATCGCGAACGTCCGGGTGCGGGCACGGCTGCGCGTGGCGGTGCTCACGACCGGCACAGAGCTCGTCGGGTCCGGAACCCCGGAGTTCGGCCAGGTGTTCGACGCGAACGGCATCGCCCTCGCCGCGCTGGTCGAGGAGGCGGGCGCCGTCGTGTCGGTGCGCGCCAGCAGCGACGACGACCCTGCCGCGTTCGAGCGCATCCTCGAGGACGCCATCCACCGCAGCGACCTCGTCATCACCTCCGGCGGGATCTCGCGCGGAGCGTACGAGGTCGTCCGCGAGGTGCTGCTCCCCCACGGCGCCGACGTCACCACCGTGGCCATGCAGCCCGGCGGCCCGCAGGCGACGGCCGTCGTCGGCGGCGTCCCGGTCTTCGCCTTCCCGGGCAACCCGGTCAGCACCCAGGTGTCGTTCGTCGTGTTCCTGCGCGACCCGCTGCGCGCGGCGGCGGGACTGCCCGCGGTCCCCCCGGTCGAGGCCACGCTCGCCGACGGCCTGCGGTCGGTGCCGGGAAAGCGGCAGTTCCTCCGCGGCAGTCTCGACCCCTCGGGGGCGGTGTCGCCGGTCTCCGGGCCGTCCTCGCACCTGGTCGCCGGCATGGCCCGCGCCGACGTGCTCATCGATGTGCCCGCCGAGGCCGACGCGCTCGACGCCGGCGCGGCCGTGACAGTCTGGACACTATGA
- a CDS encoding ThiF family adenylyltransferase gives MALPPLVEPGPELSPERTARYARTAQLPGFGPVAQRRLRATRVLVVGAGGLGSAVLPLLASAGFGTIGIVDDDRVEPSNLPRQAIHTPGDVGRPKVDSAADAVRALDDEVELRLYAERLTSQNAPGILAGFDLVLDGSDNFPTRYLVDDAATLAGIPVVWGAVHQTGGQAGLSWAANGPTYRDLFPVPPAPGSVASCAEAGALPSVCGVIGGLMVSEAIKLATGTGEPLLGRVIIHDGLRGTFRELAYERDPQAAPITELIDYDLFCGVTDTMSPAELHARLGAGEPHTLLDVREPWEADIVELPGSLLVPLGVVERDPAGVAGRLPDGPLVIVCHHGIRAETARRLLAEAGMPGLVLAGGIDAWARDVDPGMPRY, from the coding sequence ATGGCCCTCCCGCCCCTGGTCGAACCCGGCCCAGAGCTGTCCCCCGAGCGGACCGCCCGCTACGCCCGCACCGCGCAGCTGCCCGGCTTCGGGCCGGTCGCCCAGCGCCGGCTCCGAGCCACGCGCGTGCTCGTCGTCGGCGCGGGGGGTCTCGGCTCCGCGGTGCTCCCGCTGCTCGCCTCGGCGGGCTTCGGAACGATCGGGATCGTCGACGACGACCGGGTGGAGCCGAGCAACCTGCCGCGGCAGGCCATCCACACGCCCGGCGACGTCGGGCGGCCCAAGGTGGACTCCGCCGCCGACGCCGTGCGCGCGCTGGACGACGAGGTCGAGCTGCGCCTCTACGCCGAGCGGCTGACCTCGCAGAACGCCCCCGGCATCCTCGCCGGTTTCGATCTGGTGCTCGACGGCAGCGACAACTTCCCGACCCGGTATCTGGTGGACGACGCGGCGACGCTCGCCGGCATCCCCGTCGTGTGGGGCGCCGTGCACCAGACCGGCGGCCAGGCGGGCCTCAGCTGGGCGGCGAACGGGCCGACCTACCGCGACCTCTTCCCGGTGCCGCCCGCGCCGGGCAGTGTCGCCAGCTGCGCCGAGGCGGGTGCGCTTCCGTCGGTGTGCGGTGTCATCGGCGGGCTGATGGTCAGCGAGGCCATCAAACTGGCGACAGGGACGGGTGAGCCGCTGCTCGGCCGGGTCATCATCCACGACGGCCTGCGCGGGACGTTCCGCGAGCTCGCCTACGAGCGCGACCCGCAGGCCGCCCCGATCACGGAGCTGATCGACTACGACCTGTTCTGCGGTGTGACCGACACGATGTCCCCCGCCGAGCTGCACGCGCGGCTGGGGGCGGGCGAGCCGCACACGCTGCTCGACGTACGGGAGCCGTGGGAGGCCGACATCGTCGAGCTGCCCGGCTCGCTGCTGGTGCCGCTCGGCGTGGTCGAGCGCGACCCGGCCGGCGTAGCGGGACGCCTGCCTGACGGTCCCCTGGTCATCGTCTGCCACCACGGCATCCGTGCCGAGACCGCGCGTCGGCTGCTCGCCGAGGCCGGGATGCCGGGGCTGGTGCTCGCCGGCGGCATCGACGCGTGGGCGCGCGACGTCGACCCCGGGATGCCGCGCTACTGA